ctgtcatcccagcactttgggaggccgaggtgggcggatcacctgaggtctggagttcgagaccagtctgaccaacatgctgaaatcccgtctctattaaaaatacaaggccgggcgtggtggctcacgcttgtaatcccagcactttgggaggccgaggtgggtggatcacaaggtcaggagatcgagatcatcctggctaacacggtgaaaccccgtctctactaaaaaatacaaaaaattagccggaagtggtggtgggcgcctgtagtcccagcttctcgggaggctaaggcaggagaaggaTGTGAACCCGgtagacggagcttgcagtgagccgagatcgcgccactgtactccagcctgggcaacagagcgagactccatctcaaaaaaaataacaaaaaacaaaattagccagacgtgctggcacatgcctgtaatcccagctagttaggaggctgaggcaggagaatcgcttgaacccgggagatggagggtgtggtgagctgagatcgtgccatgggactccagccggggcaacaagagcgaaactccatctcaaaaaaaaaaaaaaaaacaagttcatAGAATTTATAAGTTCAAATTTGCGCCCCAACTTGGACCCACTTGCTCACCTTCATCAGTTGCGGATCATCCCCTAGCACAGCACGAGTCACCTGGTGATAGTACTTGAGAAGGTCATCCGTCAGTGAAGACACAGCACTGGGCACTGCCAGAGGACAGGCAGGAAGCAGGGACAGATGGAGAGCTGGCCCTCTCCCGGCCTTTCCAGCCTCCTCCCGCTCAACCACCATCCCCACACACATCCACAAGAAGACTTTCAGTCAGGACAACCAGGGCAAGAGACTCCCACTGCTCTTAGGGTCTGCTCAGCCCTGACCATCTAGGCTCCGCACACCTCTGTGCTCTGTCCTGTCTTCCACCCACCCTCTGCCAGACAGACTCCTGAGAGCTTCAGGCTCTGTGAAGCTCTGCTCAGCATACCCTGGGGGTGAAACACCGCCCCAGCATGCTGCCCAGACTTCCATCTTAGCATCCAACATGCTGCATCATGACTGGTTACAGGTCTGGGCTCCCATCTCCAACTCTGAGCCCTCTATGCAGAGCCCAGTGCCCACTTAGACCACAGCACAAGGCAGGCATGGGTAAACACGTTAGATGCGGACTCGGGGGCACACAGGCACCACCCTCACAACCTAAGGGAGAAAATTCATCCCAAGGGCCTGTTTCCTACATCACCCCTTACCCGATCCTTGAGGTGCCAGGTTCCCTTTGCCATCCAGGTAGGAGACGTGAACTAGAAGCAGTGTAGAGAGATGTGTCAGCCTGGCGTTCTGCCCCTAGGAGTACTGCCTACCCCTCCAAGTTCTGCCTCTTCCACCAGCCAGCCCATCACCACTTCTCTTCACGGCCCAACTCCCATCCCCAACTCAGCAGGACCCCGGCAGCCACCTCTGACAGCTGTCTCGGCACAGCCTTTGGGGATGTTGGTAGCCAGGGCCAGCTCCACCAGGTTCACCTCTCGATCCTCAGGAAAGTAGAGTTCACCCTCCCTGGCGGGGCGCATGGGCAGTGCCTCCTGGGATCCGTAACCACATACAGCCTGAGGAAAAAGGGAATTGGAGAGCAGCCTGAATCCAGGGACGGAGCAGGTGTCAGGATCCAGGATGAGGCTCCACTGACCAAGGCAGACAGCGCATGTTTGAGGGAAGTCCAGAAGTCCCAAGAAAAGTGGTGGAAGCCTGGGGCTCAGAGCCACCACTGGGGACTTGCCTGGAGCATCCTGGGCTCCTTGGGTCAAGGGAGAGAACATGGTTGCTCCTCCCATAACTGGAAGGGTCCTGAGCCCCACACCAAGCACTGGTCCTCCTTATTCATACTCACTCACTTTGAAAACTCACTAATGTCTTCTAAACATGGCCTTCCTCTCTCATCTCACTGCTC
The Theropithecus gelada isolate Dixy unplaced genomic scaffold, Tgel_1.0 HiC_scaffold_3438, whole genome shotgun sequence DNA segment above includes these coding regions:
- the LOC112617700 gene encoding TAF6-like RNA polymerase II p300/CBP-associated factor-associated factor 65 kDa subunit 6L, encoding NSSQFMKHTKRRKLTVEDFNRALRWSSVEAVCGYGSQEALPMRPAREGELYFPEDREVNLVELALATNIPKGCAETAVRVHVSYLDGKGNLAPQGSVPSAVSSLTDDLLKYYHQVTRAVLGDDPQLMK